One window from the genome of Leucobacter aridicollis encodes:
- a CDS encoding quinone-dependent dihydroorotate dehydrogenase, giving the protein MTTLTENQNPRTLTPYKLLFATVLKRMDPEQAHHLAFNVIRALPFLGGIAHRFCKPHPSLRVQTLGLSFPSPFGLAAGFDKNAAGIAGLGELGYGHVEVGTVTRHAQDGNPKPRMFRLVDDRGLINRMGFNNGGSAAAVPRIERARLRKNRPIIGANIGKSRVTAVEDATADYVWSAERLAPISDYLAVNVSSPNTPGLRGLQELELLEPLLAAVKTAAGATPLLVKIAPDMGDEQIDGIVELAVRLGLDGIIATNTTVSRTGLTASDERVEEMGAGGLSGAPLKDRSLAVLKRIRQTAPAEFCVISVGGVTTAADVLERLRAGATLVQGFTAFIYEGPLWARDINRGLRQAGWRQDLAER; this is encoded by the coding sequence ATGACCACATTGACAGAGAACCAGAATCCGCGAACTCTCACCCCGTACAAGTTGCTGTTCGCAACAGTGCTGAAGCGAATGGACCCTGAACAGGCGCACCACCTCGCCTTCAACGTGATCCGCGCGCTGCCGTTCCTCGGTGGCATTGCGCACCGGTTCTGCAAGCCGCACCCCTCGCTCCGTGTGCAGACACTCGGGCTTTCGTTCCCGAGCCCGTTCGGACTCGCCGCAGGTTTCGACAAGAATGCAGCTGGGATCGCGGGTCTCGGCGAGCTCGGTTACGGCCACGTTGAGGTCGGCACGGTTACACGCCACGCCCAAGACGGCAACCCCAAGCCGCGCATGTTTAGGCTTGTCGACGATCGCGGACTCATCAACCGAATGGGGTTCAACAACGGCGGTTCTGCCGCGGCAGTGCCACGCATCGAGCGAGCCCGACTCCGGAAGAACCGGCCAATCATCGGTGCGAATATTGGCAAGAGCCGTGTGACTGCCGTCGAAGACGCGACGGCGGACTACGTCTGGAGCGCCGAGCGGCTCGCGCCCATCTCTGACTACCTCGCGGTGAACGTCAGCTCACCGAACACCCCCGGCCTTCGGGGCCTACAGGAACTCGAGCTACTCGAGCCCCTGCTCGCAGCAGTCAAGACAGCAGCCGGCGCAACACCGCTCCTCGTCAAGATTGCGCCAGATATGGGCGACGAGCAGATCGACGGTATTGTCGAGCTCGCGGTTCGGCTCGGTCTCGACGGAATTATCGCGACCAACACTACGGTGTCACGAACAGGGCTCACGGCGTCCGACGAGCGCGTCGAAGAGATGGGTGCCGGCGGACTGTCGGGCGCCCCTCTGAAGGATCGTTCGCTTGCGGTGCTGAAGCGCATCAGGCAAACTGCGCCCGCAGAGTTTTGCGTGATCTCTGTCGGGGGCGTGACGACAGCGGCAGACGTATTGGAGCGGCTCCGGGCGGGAGCGACCCTCGTGCAGGGGTTTACGGCATTCATCTACGAGGGCCCGCTTTGGGCGCGCGATATTAATCGGGGGCTTCGGCAAGCCGGTTGGCGTCAGGATCTCGCCGAACGGTAG
- the qcrA gene encoding cytochrome bc1 complex Rieske iron-sulfur subunit, with product MAEEAKSSGGDNAVVAAQSLGADLSSAGAAVISTDAVQNPGLPPHRKRVTELDPKKEKSAERAVYSLFYLSIVGSLGSVLAYMFFPIETGDPAAIRLHTIFVGSGMALALLALGIGAVHWGKSLMSDVEGIDHRHPAPSDEETREAAAEIFAVADEESGFSRRTLVRNSLLGALIAFPLPGITLLRSLAPQDIDPVEVLKHTMWDKGIRLARDNGGHKVGEAIRAADVTVGSVFHVVPENLGTAKDVLNEKAKAIVLLIRLDEKDLKERPERKDWSYNGIVAYSKVCTHVGCPVALNEQHTHHLLCPCHQSQFDVADEAKVIFGPAKRPLPQLPITVDADGYLIARSDFTEPVGPSYWERLK from the coding sequence ATGGCAGAGGAAGCGAAGAGCAGCGGCGGCGATAACGCCGTTGTTGCCGCCCAGAGCCTCGGCGCGGATTTGTCTTCGGCTGGTGCCGCGGTCATTTCGACTGACGCCGTGCAGAACCCGGGCCTTCCCCCGCACCGCAAGCGTGTGACGGAGCTGGATCCTAAGAAGGAGAAGAGCGCAGAACGCGCCGTCTACTCCCTCTTCTATCTCTCAATCGTTGGCAGCCTCGGTTCGGTGCTCGCCTACATGTTCTTCCCGATCGAGACTGGTGACCCGGCGGCTATCCGCCTGCACACGATCTTCGTCGGCTCGGGCATGGCCCTGGCGCTCCTCGCGCTCGGAATCGGCGCCGTCCACTGGGGCAAGTCGCTCATGTCGGACGTTGAGGGCATCGACCACCGCCACCCCGCGCCGAGCGATGAAGAGACCCGCGAAGCCGCAGCTGAAATCTTCGCTGTCGCTGACGAAGAGTCTGGCTTCTCACGCCGCACCCTCGTGCGCAACAGCCTCCTCGGCGCGCTCATCGCGTTCCCGCTTCCGGGTATCACGCTCCTGCGCAGCCTGGCTCCGCAGGACATCGACCCCGTTGAGGTGCTCAAGCACACGATGTGGGACAAGGGAATTCGCCTTGCCCGCGACAACGGCGGCCACAAGGTTGGCGAGGCAATTCGCGCAGCAGACGTCACTGTCGGTTCAGTGTTCCACGTCGTGCCCGAGAACCTCGGCACTGCGAAGGACGTGCTCAACGAGAAGGCCAAGGCAATTGTCCTGCTCATCCGTCTCGACGAGAAGGACCTCAAGGAGCGTCCAGAGCGCAAGGACTGGTCGTACAACGGAATCGTCGCGTATTCGAAGGTCTGCACCCACGTCGGTTGCCCTGTTGCTCTGAACGAGCAGCACACGCACCACCTACTGTGCCCCTGCCACCAGTCGCAGTTCGACGTCGCTGATGAGGCCAAGGTCATCTTCGGCCCAGCAAAGCGCCCGCTTCCCCAGCTGCCCATCACTGTCGACGCTGATGGCTACCTCATCGCGCGCAGCGACTTCACTGAACCTGTTGGTCCGAGCTACTGGGAGCGCCTCAAGTGA
- the ctaF gene encoding aa3-type cytochrome oxidase subunit IV: MKSNIVILWILTAYFAVLGVVYTLWNLIEHGYVEWSGSATIIGAAFLGGFIAVYLMLTQRKQGGVLIEDREDSDIDDGDPELGEFSPWSWWPFFLSLAISLVVLGLCLGFNFWISFLSLPLVIVGIVGWVYEYYRGHFAR; this comes from the coding sequence ATGAAATCGAACATCGTTATCCTCTGGATCCTCACTGCCTACTTTGCGGTGCTCGGTGTGGTGTACACTCTCTGGAACCTGATTGAGCACGGCTACGTAGAGTGGTCAGGCAGCGCTACGATCATCGGCGCGGCTTTCCTCGGCGGGTTCATCGCGGTGTACCTCATGCTGACCCAGCGAAAGCAGGGTGGCGTGCTCATCGAGGACCGTGAGGACTCGGACATTGACGACGGGGACCCAGAGCTCGGCGAGTTCAGCCCCTGGAGCTGGTGGCCGTTCTTCCTCTCACTCGCGATCTCGCTCGTTGTGCTCGGACTATGCCTGGGATTCAACTTCTGGATCTCGTTCCTGTCGCTGCCGCTCGTGATCGTCGGCATCGTCGGCTGGGTGTACGAGTACTACCGTGGACACTTCGCGAGGTAA
- a CDS encoding GNAT family N-acetyltransferase: MAISIRRGQAEDAEALLGLARQFTTGREPIGRDDFQVAYDNVLRRRDQETNVLFVAESDGVIAGYSLMTVSRLLHAPGLTAHLQEIVVDAASRGLGIGDRLMSANEHYCMGRGVRQLSASTARIGSFYNHRGFEAVGEHYRKLLELE; this comes from the coding sequence GTGGCAATTTCAATTCGCCGGGGCCAGGCCGAGGACGCGGAAGCGCTCCTCGGCCTGGCCCGTCAGTTCACGACTGGCCGCGAGCCGATTGGGCGTGACGACTTCCAGGTCGCCTACGACAATGTGCTTCGTCGCCGTGACCAAGAGACGAACGTGCTCTTCGTGGCCGAGTCCGATGGCGTCATCGCCGGCTACTCACTGATGACCGTCTCGCGGCTGCTTCATGCTCCGGGACTCACCGCTCACCTGCAAGAGATCGTCGTCGATGCGGCCTCACGAGGCCTTGGTATTGGCGACAGGCTGATGTCAGCAAATGAGCACTACTGCATGGGGCGAGGCGTGCGTCAGCTGTCTGCCTCGACAGCACGCATCGGCTCGTTCTACAACCACCGCGGCTTCGAAGCCGTAGGTGAGCACTACCGCAAGCTTCTCGAGCTGGAATAA
- the ctaD gene encoding aa3-type cytochrome oxidase subunit I: MKKGNIIVSWMTSTDHKVIGYMYLISSFVWFLVGGLMALLIRAQLFAPGLEVIATKEQYNQLFTMHGTIMLLMFATPLFAGFANVMMPLQIGAPDVAFPRLNAFAFWLYTFGSLIAVGGFLTPQGAASFGWFAYAPLSDVTYSPGVGGNLWVLGLGIAGFGTIMGGVNFITTIITMRAPGMTMWRMSVFTWNTLVTSLLVILVFPVLAAAFFGLAADRIFGAQIYSGEGGAILWQHLFWFFGHPEVYIIALPFFGIVSEIFPVFSRKPIFGYKTLIYATIAIAALSMTVWAHHMYVTGSVLLPFFALMTMLIAVPTGVKIFNWLGTMWRGSITFETPMLWSLGFLVTFVFGGLTGVILASPALDFHLSDTYFVVAHFHYVVFGTVVFAMFAGFYFWWPKWTGKMLNERLGKIHFWVLFIGFHTTFLVQHWLGVMAMPRRYYTYLPEDGITWGNQLSTIGAVILGASMIPFLLNVYITSRRAPKVTVNDPWGYGRSLEWATSCPPPRHNFTSIPRIRTESPAFDLNHPEVSGIEQPKPASVPEFVEPTK, translated from the coding sequence ATGAAGAAGGGTAACATCATCGTTTCGTGGATGACATCCACGGATCACAAGGTGATTGGGTACATGTACCTGATCAGCTCCTTCGTGTGGTTCTTGGTCGGGGGCCTTATGGCCCTGCTGATCCGCGCGCAGCTGTTCGCACCCGGGCTCGAGGTCATTGCGACCAAGGAACAGTACAACCAGCTGTTCACGATGCACGGCACCATCATGCTGCTCATGTTCGCAACGCCGTTGTTTGCTGGCTTCGCGAACGTCATGATGCCGCTGCAGATCGGCGCACCTGACGTCGCGTTCCCGAGGCTCAACGCGTTCGCGTTCTGGCTCTACACGTTTGGCTCGCTCATCGCGGTCGGTGGCTTCCTCACCCCTCAGGGCGCAGCCTCCTTCGGTTGGTTCGCGTACGCACCGCTCTCTGACGTCACGTACTCTCCCGGCGTAGGCGGAAACCTCTGGGTTCTTGGCCTCGGTATTGCCGGCTTCGGCACCATCATGGGCGGCGTTAACTTCATCACGACGATCATCACGATGCGCGCACCCGGCATGACCATGTGGCGTATGTCGGTGTTCACCTGGAACACGCTCGTCACGTCGCTGCTCGTAATCCTGGTCTTCCCGGTGCTCGCGGCCGCGTTCTTCGGGCTTGCTGCAGACCGTATCTTCGGTGCCCAGATCTACAGCGGTGAGGGCGGAGCAATTCTCTGGCAGCACCTCTTCTGGTTCTTTGGTCACCCCGAGGTGTACATCATCGCGCTGCCGTTCTTCGGCATCGTCTCCGAGATCTTCCCGGTATTCAGCCGCAAGCCGATCTTCGGGTACAAGACACTGATCTACGCGACAATCGCCATCGCCGCGCTCTCGATGACCGTGTGGGCACACCACATGTACGTCACCGGCTCGGTCCTCCTTCCGTTCTTCGCACTCATGACGATGCTGATCGCGGTTCCCACTGGCGTGAAGATCTTCAACTGGCTTGGTACGATGTGGCGTGGCTCGATCACCTTCGAGACCCCGATGCTCTGGTCACTCGGCTTCCTCGTGACCTTCGTGTTCGGCGGCCTCACAGGTGTCATCCTCGCGTCGCCCGCACTCGACTTCCACCTCTCGGACACCTACTTCGTCGTGGCGCACTTCCACTACGTCGTGTTCGGCACTGTCGTCTTCGCGATGTTCGCAGGGTTCTACTTCTGGTGGCCCAAGTGGACAGGCAAGATGCTCAACGAACGCCTCGGTAAGATCCATTTCTGGGTGCTGTTCATCGGGTTCCACACGACCTTCCTCGTGCAGCACTGGCTCGGCGTCATGGCGATGCCTCGCCGGTACTACACCTACTTGCCCGAGGACGGAATCACCTGGGGCAACCAGCTGTCGACCATCGGCGCAGTAATTCTCGGCGCCTCGATGATCCCCTTCCTGCTCAACGTGTACATCACGTCACGTCGCGCACCGAAGGTGACTGTCAACGACCCGTGGGGCTATGGCCGCTCGCTCGAGTGGGCCACGTCGTGCCCGCCGCCGCGCCACAACTTCACCTCGATTCCGCGTATTCGCACCGAGTCGCCGGCGTTCGATCTTAATCACCCTGAGGTGAGCGGTATCGAGCAACCGAAGCCCGCCTCGGTACCCGAGTTCGTCGAGCCGACGAAGTAA
- the hisD gene encoding histidinol dehydrogenase has translation MRTTDLRGRELSRGELLALVPRAALGADVAVERVRPLVDAVARRGEAALREQALQFDRVEGHALRVPTEAVAASLDNCPADVRAALTELISRLRLGSAAQVPPNTVTQIGEGARITQRWQPVSRVGLYAPGGKAAYPSSVIMNAVAAQTAGVPSLALASPAQQDNAGLPHQAVLWAAALCGIDEVYAIGGAGAIAAFAHGVPTIGLEPVDVVTGPGNVFVAAAKRVVSGTVGIDSEAGTTEILVIADASADPRFVAADLISQAEHDEAAASVLVTDSVEFAGRVNEEISTRVSLTTHADRVRTALQGPQSAVILVDDLETAVRVSNAYGPEHLEIQTRDDDAVLAGITDAGAIFVGSYTPVSLGDYLAGSNHVLPTGGTARFAAGLGAHTFLRPQQIIHYGRDALAATEEPLLALAAAEGLPAHGEAVSARFEQEGI, from the coding sequence ATGCGTACCACTGATCTCCGCGGCCGCGAGCTCTCCCGTGGCGAACTGCTTGCTCTCGTTCCGCGCGCAGCGCTCGGCGCCGACGTCGCCGTCGAGCGGGTAAGACCGCTCGTCGACGCTGTTGCTCGGAGAGGCGAGGCTGCTCTCCGTGAGCAAGCCCTGCAGTTTGACCGCGTCGAAGGCCATGCGCTGCGAGTGCCTACTGAGGCCGTCGCAGCGTCGCTCGACAACTGCCCGGCCGATGTGCGCGCAGCGCTCACCGAGCTCATCTCGCGCCTTCGGCTCGGATCGGCGGCTCAGGTGCCTCCAAACACAGTGACCCAGATCGGCGAGGGAGCCCGCATCACGCAGCGCTGGCAGCCCGTCTCTCGGGTCGGCCTCTACGCTCCGGGCGGGAAAGCAGCGTACCCATCATCAGTCATCATGAACGCAGTCGCTGCTCAGACGGCGGGCGTTCCAAGCCTCGCGCTCGCCTCGCCTGCGCAGCAGGACAACGCTGGGCTTCCGCACCAGGCGGTGCTGTGGGCGGCAGCGCTCTGCGGTATCGATGAGGTCTACGCGATTGGGGGAGCCGGCGCAATCGCCGCCTTCGCACATGGAGTCCCAACGATCGGTCTTGAGCCCGTCGACGTCGTCACCGGGCCCGGCAACGTGTTCGTCGCCGCGGCCAAGCGGGTCGTGAGCGGCACAGTCGGGATCGACTCTGAGGCTGGAACGACTGAGATTCTCGTCATCGCTGACGCGTCCGCGGATCCGCGCTTCGTTGCAGCAGACCTCATTAGTCAGGCAGAGCACGACGAAGCTGCGGCATCGGTGCTCGTCACTGACTCTGTTGAGTTCGCCGGGCGAGTGAACGAGGAGATCTCCACGCGTGTGTCGCTGACGACGCACGCCGACCGAGTGCGCACGGCGCTCCAGGGGCCGCAGTCCGCGGTGATCCTCGTCGACGACCTGGAAACCGCAGTGCGAGTCTCGAACGCGTACGGCCCCGAGCACCTTGAGATTCAGACACGCGATGACGACGCCGTTCTTGCAGGCATCACGGACGCAGGCGCGATCTTCGTCGGGAGTTACACCCCTGTGAGCCTAGGGGACTACCTCGCAGGCTCAAACCACGTGCTTCCGACTGGTGGCACAGCGCGGTTCGCCGCGGGCCTCGGGGCCCACACATTCCTCAGGCCCCAGCAGATCATCCACTATGGGCGCGACGCGCTCGCGGCGACCGAGGAGCCGCTCCTCGCTCTCGCCGCCGCCGAGGGCTTGCCAGCTCACGGTGAGGCCGTCAGCGCACGCTTCGAACAGGAAGGCATCTGA
- the qcrB gene encoding cytochrome bc1 complex cytochrome b subunit, with the protein MSTVTEKPTQQSGSSTFTAKAANYIDERTKVGVAVKEFGRKIFPDHWSFLLGEVALYSFVVILLSGTFLTLFFQATMAEVVYDGPFVPMKGLEMSAAMASTVDLSFSVRGGLLMRQVHHWAALLFVASIGLHMLRIFFTGAFRKPRELNWVIGFVLFILAMAEGFTGYSLPDDVLSGNGLRIIDGLLKSFPVVGTWLSFLFFGGEFPGVDIVGRLYMLHIMVLPALVILFVALHLMFVVIHKHTQYPGPGKTQGNVVGYPVLPAYAAKAGGFFFIVFGVIVLIATFFSINAVWMYGPYDPSPVSAGTQPDWYIGFADGMLRLIPPGLETEWFGYTWSWNMLIPVIIMGGFIVVVAIYPFVEAWVTGDKREHHILDRPRNAPTRTAIGAAGVTFYAVMWAAASSDLMATHFQLSIEGVIHALQALLILGPIVAYIVTKRICLALQKKDRSIALHGYESGRIVRLPGGEFVEVHKPVSDYERWELVSYHDYAPVMLRPNDDGRIPFGKRLRAGFTRWFFEDRIVPPTQGEIESSKDHGH; encoded by the coding sequence GTGAGCACCGTAACTGAAAAGCCGACGCAGCAGAGCGGCTCAAGCACCTTCACCGCTAAGGCGGCGAACTACATTGACGAGCGCACCAAGGTTGGCGTCGCGGTCAAGGAATTCGGCCGAAAGATCTTCCCAGATCACTGGTCATTCCTCCTTGGCGAGGTCGCACTGTACAGCTTCGTTGTGATTCTGCTCTCGGGCACGTTCCTGACGCTGTTCTTCCAAGCCACTATGGCTGAGGTTGTGTACGACGGGCCTTTCGTCCCGATGAAGGGTCTCGAGATGTCGGCCGCAATGGCGTCGACTGTCGATCTGTCGTTCTCGGTTCGCGGCGGCCTCCTGATGCGTCAGGTGCACCACTGGGCAGCACTGCTGTTCGTCGCCTCGATCGGCCTGCACATGCTTCGCATCTTCTTCACGGGCGCATTCCGCAAGCCGCGCGAGCTCAACTGGGTTATCGGCTTCGTCCTCTTCATCCTCGCGATGGCTGAGGGCTTCACCGGTTACTCGCTCCCCGACGATGTTCTCTCGGGCAACGGCCTCCGCATCATCGACGGCCTCCTGAAGTCCTTCCCCGTCGTGGGCACGTGGCTCTCGTTCCTGTTCTTCGGTGGCGAGTTCCCTGGTGTCGACATCGTTGGCCGCCTGTACATGCTCCACATCATGGTGCTCCCGGCCTTGGTCATCCTCTTCGTCGCGCTGCACCTCATGTTCGTGGTCATCCACAAGCACACGCAGTACCCCGGCCCGGGCAAGACCCAGGGCAACGTCGTCGGATACCCGGTCCTCCCCGCATACGCGGCGAAGGCAGGCGGCTTCTTCTTCATCGTGTTCGGTGTCATCGTTCTCATTGCCACCTTCTTCAGCATCAATGCCGTGTGGATGTATGGCCCCTACGACCCCTCCCCTGTCTCGGCGGGCACCCAGCCTGACTGGTACATCGGCTTCGCTGACGGCATGCTCCGACTGATCCCACCGGGGCTCGAGACCGAGTGGTTCGGCTACACCTGGTCGTGGAACATGCTCATCCCTGTGATCATCATGGGCGGCTTCATCGTTGTCGTTGCGATCTACCCCTTCGTTGAGGCGTGGGTCACCGGCGACAAGCGTGAGCACCACATCCTTGACCGTCCGCGCAACGCACCTACCCGTACCGCAATCGGTGCAGCAGGTGTCACGTTCTACGCGGTCATGTGGGCGGCTGCAAGCTCCGACCTCATGGCGACGCACTTCCAGCTCTCCATCGAGGGTGTCATCCACGCGCTGCAGGCTCTGCTCATCCTCGGCCCGATCGTCGCCTACATCGTGACGAAGCGCATCTGCCTCGCACTGCAGAAGAAGGATCGCTCGATCGCCCTTCACGGGTACGAGTCGGGTCGCATCGTGCGCCTCCCCGGCGGCGAGTTCGTCGAGGTTCACAAGCCCGTCAGCGACTACGAGCGCTGGGAGCTTGTCAGCTACCACGATTACGCGCCGGTCATGCTCCGTCCGAACGACGACGGACGCATCCCCTTCGGTAAGCGCCTCCGCGCAGGCTTCACTCGCTGGTTCTTCGAGGACCGGATCGTGCCGCCGACGCAGGGCGAGATCGAGTCCAGCAAGGACCACGGCCACTAG
- the erpA gene encoding iron-sulfur cluster insertion protein ErpA, with protein sequence MSNDTAVREHGVALSSAAQEKVRSLLNQEGRDDLRLRIAVQPGGCSGLIYQLYFDERSLENDAVVDLDGVAVVVDQMSIPYLSGATIDFEDTIQKQGFTIDNPNAQGSCACGDSFA encoded by the coding sequence ATGAGTAACGACACTGCAGTACGCGAACACGGGGTCGCGCTGAGCTCAGCAGCACAGGAGAAGGTTCGAAGCCTGCTGAACCAGGAGGGGCGCGACGACCTGCGGCTCCGCATCGCCGTGCAGCCAGGCGGCTGCTCTGGCCTGATTTATCAGCTCTATTTCGACGAGCGCTCGCTCGAGAACGATGCCGTTGTCGACTTAGATGGCGTCGCGGTCGTTGTCGACCAGATGAGCATCCCGTATTTGTCTGGCGCGACCATCGACTTCGAAGACACGATCCAAAAGCAGGGGTTCACGATCGACAACCCCAACGCGCAGGGCTCCTGCGCGTGCGGCGACAGCTTCGCCTAA
- a CDS encoding TetR/AcrR family transcriptional regulator: protein MIIAGTIEFGLHGYAGAQTSAIAERAGVSQPNVYANFRSKRELFLACVGELPLAVEQLGPNGQLDESQALLLFQAVAAAREPVLSPQLCELLSKLHARLGADSFSAALTGAAAILLR from the coding sequence TTGATTATCGCCGGAACCATCGAGTTCGGGCTGCACGGGTACGCCGGCGCGCAAACCTCCGCAATCGCGGAGCGCGCCGGCGTTTCTCAACCCAACGTCTACGCGAACTTCAGGTCCAAGCGCGAGCTGTTCCTTGCGTGTGTGGGCGAGCTCCCATTGGCGGTTGAGCAACTGGGGCCGAACGGGCAGTTGGACGAGTCGCAGGCGCTGCTATTGTTTCAGGCGGTCGCCGCCGCACGCGAGCCTGTGCTTTCTCCCCAGCTTTGCGAGCTCCTGAGTAAACTGCACGCACGTCTCGGGGCGGACTCCTTCTCCGCTGCGCTCACAGGGGCGGCAGCGATTCTGCTCCGCTGA
- the nrdR gene encoding transcriptional regulator NrdR translates to MHCPFCRHSDSRVIDSRTADDGMSIRRRRQCPECGKRFTTTETASLTVIKRSGVVEPFSREKVMVGVRKACQGRPVTEADLALLAQRVEESLRLTGVAQFETNDIGVAILPHLRELDEVAYLRFASVYQSFDSLDDFENAVRDLRLKQGQTAASREAASPSVAAGE, encoded by the coding sequence ATGCACTGCCCCTTCTGCCGTCACTCAGACAGCCGCGTTATTGACTCGCGCACCGCAGATGACGGCATGTCGATCCGACGCCGCCGACAGTGCCCTGAATGCGGCAAGCGGTTCACGACGACTGAGACCGCGAGCCTGACGGTGATCAAGCGTTCGGGAGTCGTCGAGCCGTTCAGCCGCGAGAAGGTCATGGTCGGTGTGAGGAAAGCGTGCCAGGGCCGTCCGGTAACCGAGGCGGATCTCGCGCTTCTCGCGCAACGAGTAGAGGAGTCCCTCAGGCTCACTGGTGTCGCGCAGTTCGAAACAAACGATATCGGCGTCGCGATCCTGCCACACCTGCGCGAGCTCGATGAGGTCGCCTACCTGCGCTTCGCAAGTGTCTACCAGTCCTTTGATTCCCTCGATGACTTTGAGAACGCCGTGCGCGACCTTCGTCTCAAGCAGGGCCAAACCGCTGCGTCGCGCGAGGCCGCTAGTCCGAGCGTCGCAGCGGGAGAGTGA
- a CDS encoding DUF3043 domain-containing protein, whose translation MSAAKRDDSAGSSHGEAAEELQGKGRPTPSRKAAQAANARPIVGSQDKELRKQQRQQQNEARERARAGMMAGDERYLTQRDRGPQRRFVRDYVDARWSAGELLIPVMVIFLVVAMFPGWVQVYGVFFVWAFLLFAIVDAFALTFILKKKLTEKFGEGNVQPGFKWYGAMRAMQFRMLRMPKPQVKRREFPK comes from the coding sequence ATGAGCGCTGCCAAGCGAGACGATTCCGCAGGTTCGAGCCACGGGGAAGCGGCAGAGGAGCTGCAGGGCAAAGGCCGCCCTACGCCCTCCCGTAAGGCCGCCCAGGCCGCGAACGCCCGCCCGATTGTGGGCTCGCAGGACAAAGAGCTGCGCAAGCAGCAGCGCCAGCAACAGAACGAGGCTCGCGAGCGTGCCCGTGCCGGAATGATGGCCGGCGACGAGCGCTACCTCACGCAGCGCGATCGCGGGCCGCAGCGCCGCTTCGTTCGCGACTATGTTGACGCGCGCTGGAGCGCAGGCGAACTTCTCATCCCGGTCATGGTGATCTTCCTGGTCGTCGCTATGTTCCCCGGATGGGTGCAGGTCTATGGTGTCTTCTTCGTCTGGGCGTTCCTGCTCTTCGCGATTGTCGATGCATTTGCACTGACCTTCATTCTGAAGAAGAAGCTCACCGAGAAGTTTGGCGAGGGCAACGTGCAGCCGGGCTTCAAGTGGTACGGCGCAATGCGCGCTATGCAGTTCCGCATGCTCCGGATGCCAAAGCCGCAGGTCAAGCGCCGCGAATTCCCGAAGTAG
- the ctaC gene encoding aa3-type cytochrome oxidase subunit II, which produces MRSNRVNKWVAAPVAIGAALLLAGCTPEQQRGFLPEGSTHATNHTEGITALWVNSWIVLLGVGVITWGLIIWATIAYRRRKGQTGLPVQLRYNMPIETFFTVVPVILVLGFFAFTAQEQAKIEARYDNPENVVEVFGKRWAWDFNYISDDVYFQGVQVKTDEKGSALPETMPVLMLPVDKTTEIRLETRDVIHSFWVVEYLYKKDMIPGQTNYMSFTPTETGTFMGKCAELCGQDHSMMLFELKVVEQDEYDAYVDSLRAEGNTGRVGEEANANIESFHGDEAQAQNEKK; this is translated from the coding sequence GTGCGTTCCAATCGTGTAAACAAATGGGTTGCGGCCCCTGTCGCCATCGGTGCGGCTCTTCTGCTCGCTGGCTGCACTCCTGAGCAGCAGCGCGGCTTCCTCCCCGAGGGATCCACTCACGCCACGAATCACACTGAGGGCATCACCGCGCTCTGGGTGAACTCGTGGATCGTGCTGCTGGGTGTGGGTGTCATCACCTGGGGCCTCATTATCTGGGCAACCATCGCGTACCGTCGCCGTAAGGGCCAGACCGGCCTTCCCGTGCAGCTGCGCTACAACATGCCCATTGAGACGTTCTTCACGGTTGTCCCCGTGATCCTCGTGCTCGGCTTCTTCGCGTTCACCGCGCAGGAGCAGGCAAAGATCGAGGCTCGCTACGACAACCCCGAGAACGTCGTCGAGGTGTTCGGCAAGCGCTGGGCGTGGGACTTCAACTACATCAGTGACGACGTCTACTTCCAGGGCGTTCAGGTGAAGACCGACGAGAAGGGTTCAGCTCTTCCCGAGACGATGCCCGTGCTCATGCTGCCCGTGGACAAGACGACGGAGATTCGCCTGGAGACGCGTGACGTCATCCACTCCTTCTGGGTCGTTGAGTACCTGTACAAGAAGGACATGATCCCCGGCCAGACCAACTACATGAGCTTCACGCCGACTGAAACCGGCACGTTCATGGGTAAGTGTGCTGAGCTCTGCGGCCAGGATCACTCGATGATGCTCTTCGAGCTCAAGGTCGTCGAGCAGGACGAGTACGACGCATACGTCGACTCGCTCCGCGCAGAGGGCAACACTGGCCGCGTCGGTGAGGAAGCGAACGCCAATATCGAGTCGTTCCACGGCGATGAGGCTCAGGCCCAGAACGAGAAGAAGTAA